In Artemia franciscana chromosome 4, ASM3288406v1, whole genome shotgun sequence, a single window of DNA contains:
- the LOC136025909 gene encoding malectin-like, protein MDTFTSFWPFVIGTLIVCNLTLVCCEFSPKDVVYAVNCGGDYFKDSHGINYQSDESSSGIASDFGKQFLVFGRVSQSDSVLYQTEKYDSDTFGYDVPLDGDGDYVLVLKFSEVYFNSPGAKVFGVLLNDRHRVISDLDIYEKVGKAVAHEEYIPFSVQNGKMNFNGESSTVYDSFRLDFLKGELDNPKINAFYLYKGDIKDVPRLPPLSSAVKSEQFNEEQEEEDEPIVPRDKILSGPKAEDPYINDETSLVLPVLVAIGCAVPITLCLWKLG, encoded by the exons atGGACACATTCACAAGTTTCTGGCCGTTTGTCATTGGTACCCTTATTGTATGTAATTTGACATTGGTTTGTTGTGAATTTAGCCCCAAGGATGTAGTTTATGCTGTCAACTGCGGTGGGGACTATTTTAAGGATAGTCATGGGATTAATTATCAAAGTGATGAAAGCTCATCAGGAATTGCTTCAGACTTCGGAAAGCAGTTTCTAGTGTTTGGAAGGGTATCACAATCAGACTCAGTTCTGTATCAGACTGAGAAATATGATTCTGATACATTTGGCTATGATGTGCCTCTTGATGGTGATGGGGattatgttctggttttgaAGTTTAGTGAAGTTTATTTCAACTCTCCTGGAGCTAAg GTATTTGGTGTTTTACTCAACGATCGCCATAGAGTTATCTCGGATCTTGATATATATGAGAAGGTTGGCAAAGCAGTAGCCCATGAAGAGTATATACCCTTCAGCGTGCAAAatggaaaaatgaattttaatggCGAGTCATCTACAGTATATGATTCTTTCAGGTTGGATTTTTTGAAG GGAGAATTGGATAACCCGAAAATCAACGCTTTCTACTTATATAAAGGAGATATTAAAG ATGTTCCTCGTTTGCCTCCACTGTCATCAGCGGTCAAATCAGAACAGTTCAAcgaagaacaagaagaagaagacgagCCAATTGTCCCTAGAGATAAAATTCTAAGTGGTCCAAAGGCAGAAGATccatatataaatgacgagacaTCGCTGGTGTTACCCGTGCTAGTTGCTATTGGTTGCGCGGTCCCAATAACTTTATGCTTATGGAAACTAGGTTAA